ATTGAAACTTACGCATGCAAGGCCCAACATATCAGGAGGAAGGGACAAGTTCTGATCTTACCTATGAGGAATTGAAACTCGCTATCAAACGTATATTCAGGATCGGCCATTGCGGTTCTGATCTTACCTATGAGGAATTGAAACAAATATCGCCTCTTTTCTTTTGAAACGGAGGTGAACGGGTTCTGATCTTACCTATGAGGAATTGAAACCCTCGATTTACCGACGGCCAAGCTGTTTCGTTAACCGCGTTCTGATCTTACCTATGAGGAATTGAAACACCGTCATAACGTTCTCCTCCCCCGTTATAAATTCAACGGTTCTGATCTTACCTATGAGGAATTGAAACTCGTCCTTGACACGATGTTCAAAACCATCAATTTCTACGTTCTGATCTTACCTATGAGGAATTGAAACAAAATACATCAATCAAAGCCCAGAGTCCAAGACCACCGAGTTCTGATCTTACCTATGAGGAATTGAAACTGATATTTGGCCGCCAAAATAGGCGGCTATTTTTTTATCGTTCTGATCTTACCTATGAGGAATTGAAACACGCCTCACGATAGCGTTGGTTTTGCTTTGTAAGTTCAGTTCTGATCTTACCTATGAGGAATTGAAACCTACAATCGCAACGGTACGTCAAATTCGGGAGCGGCGAGTTCTGATCTTACCTATGAGGAATTGAAACCCGCTTGCTTGAGAAAGTATACTAAAAATGTGTGCATGTTCTGATCTTACCTATGAGGAATTGAAACACCACAGTGGAATACCGCTGGATCATGGTGTTGTATGGTTCTGATCTTACCTATGAGGAATTCTGTTTCGGTTAACTACGCTGTTTGATTTGACGGCTCTACCATGACCTTAAACCCTAGTGTTTCCAACTTCCGTATCGCTTGTCTGGCGACTTGATGGCGCTTGCGTTCTTCGTAGTAATGTGGCCCAAGTTCGATGTAAGTCTGCTTCTTTTTGAGGAGATGGTAGACAATGGTCAGGATACTATGAGCGACCGCAACTGCTGCACGATTGGCTCCCCGGCGCGCAGCAATACGATGGTACTGGCTGGATAGATAAGTGTGTTTAGACCTAGCAGCGGCACGGGCGGCTTCCACCAAGGTGCTACGAAGCTTCTGGTTTCCCTTGCGGGTTTTCCCTGACTTTCGTTTTCCGGCACTTTCGTTATTCCCTGGGGCGAGTCCTGCCCATGAACACAAGTGAGCTGCCGAAGGAAACTGTGTCATGTCAGGGCCTTTTTCAACTCCTCTTTCTTCCGTTTGAGACGGCGCTGAGCCAGTTCGGATAGCACATCGGGGTCAGTTTCACCATTAATTAAAGCCTCGATCATGGCCCGGCCCGATTTGCCCAGCACATTGGTCGCCACCGAGGAGAGTTTGATGTTAGCCCCTACTCGCGAAATCGCCTGAAGATTGGAAAGAGAGCCTTTTGGAGACATTGTCGAAGAATGGTTAAAAAAAGGTGGTTACAGCACTGGCCAGTATTCTAATAATTTCGCTACGTTAGATTGTGACTCCTTTTTTGATTTTGATACTGTACATAGTGATGATGTAGGATGTCTTTCTCAGTTTTTTATAAAAGAGGGTTATCGGAATAAAGGTATTGGCACCGATTTGTTCAATATG
This sequence is a window from Caldalkalibacillus uzonensis. Protein-coding genes within it:
- a CDS encoding GNAT family N-acetyltransferase — translated: MEREPFGDIVEEWLKKGGYSTGQYSNNFATLDCDSFFDFDTVHSDDVGCLSQFFIKEGYRNKGIGTDLFNMSMDWLNSFQSIRDIFNFVSNGNDDALKFYLSKGFKISH